The sequence AGATATCAAAAGTGGACCTTTTCCAATTAAGGTTTAAGAACTGATTTTGCCGTGCCATGATCTATGAAATTTTAccgcactactagaaaaataatttttagcaaCGTTggccttttatttttctaggcAAGTATGACCATTGGAACCAAATAGCCgcctaaaaaaatacaaacccgGTTGAAACTCATtgtttcgcaggcggaccattTAAGcagtccgcctgcaaaaatacccTTCATTTTTATAGGCGGATCTCTTATTTGGTCCGCCTGCGAACATTGGCGTGGAATATAAATACAGCGGATGAGTCTCCCCCACCCCACGATATTTTCTAAGTCCCagtcctctcccctcccctcccctccccctcacctctcccctaccctcacctcacctctcggcctctccccagccgccggccggaggcggtgcacggcggcgcgagcggcggaaggcggcgcggaTGCGTGGTGGCCAGCGACGCGGGGCAGCTCCCctcactccctccctcccagatctggccggggggggggggagggggggcggagggggaggccggtggccggtggccggcAGCCGGCGGTGTGGAGCGgctcccttccctccctccctcccagatgtGGCCGGAGGGCGGGAGGGGGaagccggtggccggcggcgcggggcggctcCCCTCCATcccccctcccagatctggccggaggggggagggggaggccggcggccggcggctggcggcgcggggtggctcccctccctccctccctcccagatctggccggagggggaggggggaggccggtggccgGTGGCTCGGGGCAGACCAGCAGCAACAACGGCGAGGAGAGTGGAGTCAGCGgcgtctcccctccctcctcccagatctggcGACGCAGAGGGCAGTCGCGGCAGCAGCTACCGCCGGTGACGGtgagggtggaggcggcgcatttgttttgatttttgaaatGATTTTGAAAGTTATTGTGATgcgtttgatttgatttgtgaATTTAATTGTGATGCTACTATGATgcttttgtgaatttgtgaactACTGGATTGGATTGGGGATTGGATGGGGGAATGggaagccggcgccggcgagcgccggattttttttttgttccctcgctttattttcgcatacgggtGGCGgacccgcctgcgaaaatcaccTATTTTCACAGGCGATGGGATAGCGGCGGATGACTCCCCGCCCGGGAAAACCGTATTTGGCCGCctgtaaaaattatttttctagcaGTGCGGAAGGGAATTAGAGAGACTACacttgtgtaaaaaaaaaaacttatttgtaACAGGTGAAGTCCCAAATTTCTAATGGTTTGTAACCAGTGTTACAGGCGATGGGTTAGTGCTTCGAGTCCAAATCTCTAACAGTTTCTCAATTGTTAGAGATTAATATAAATCAATCGAGAACTTTTACGGTGTTTGCAAGCTACGTAGAGATATTGGGAGTTGGAGACTATTGATTAATAGATGGGTAAGGTACTAAATAAATTAACGGTTTTGCTATTTCACTTACGATTGCTTGAGCTTCAGTCTTTCGATTTTTCGTTCGTAGGTTCTTGTTTATGTAGATCTTGCAGTTACAGCTCAACGCTTTCAAGCTTGACACTACGGTCGtggtttatttttataatagctTGATCATTGTCAAttcttgaaataagtttttcaaaagggttaaattgtcaaaattttagaagCGTATAATTGTGAGCGCATTCTCACTCACGCACCAACTTGCATACCTCACTAAAATCCTATTGCacctatctctatctctactattataaaaattaaaaatgtttttgtcggtaGTTTAGTACGTCAACCGTATTTGGGTCGGTTTTCAAGTTCGttcgtttttgaaaatacatatctgtgttttagttggattttaagtttgtttcCTTTTAGAAGTATAAAAGGAgccgtataagaaatcttttaaaaaaactctcatgctaacttgagataaaatatagactcctaattacagctcatgattttttgaaaaaaaatatccaagcaaattcccTCTGTGAATTTTACCCTAGCTaaactgtataacaataataaaattaaaatagcattacacgttgcaacgcacggatgatttttctagtatatgTAATATTAGTTTGCATTTAAATTTAAACCCTAATGGTTAGAAGTATGCACCTATGACTCTACTACGAGCACACCACCGGTGCTTACCCCCCAAAGCACAACTTAGatcatttttaaaaagaattatcTCTATAGTTAAACAACACAAGTTATTAAAAAGAGATGTCATAATGACAAATCTAGTAATATAGCTTTCATGTGTCCAATTTTGCTGATGGcaactgataaaaaaaaaattagatctgACCCACACCAGTTTTAAAGTGTGGAATAAAAAGAATGACATGCAGTACTATGATAGTTGTGGTTGTAGGTGCATAGCTCCATCCATTAAGTTCAAATTCTTGTGTTCATAAATATAATGGAGGGTAATTATAAGTTGGTGCAGagacttaaaaaatatattttctttgttatgaaaaaaatgagtTTCGGAAAGAAGCATACAAGCTAATTCGGAGCAATTTGCACTCAGTATGGATTTGCTGAAACACTAAAGTACAGACTCATCACTTTTCTTATGCTACTTACTAGTAACCTTCTTCTgaaaaaacttaattaaacaattCCACTGGCAAGGTTAGGTAAGAACTGGAATATCTCAGTTACTATCAGTGGGCGAGCTGGTCGTACGAGCCGGAGGCAACAGGGTTGGCTGCTGATTTCTTTTCACCGTTGCGTTGCTATCATCCAGTTGGGCTGTCCACCAGACCACCACCACTCAGCATCGCGTATCCGATGCTCTCTTTGACCTCTGTTGTTTATTTAAATTGTTTTTTGCTCCCCCTCTGACCAGCACAGCAGCTATAGCTACactggtttcaactttcaactcATTCTTTTTGTATACAAAAATACGGCAGATTTTGTCATGATCCGATCAGAgctcacgtacgtacgtacaagCTTGATAACATcaccagaaattcagaattaattcAGAAAGGACGCACGCGTGCACAGTTTAGGAATGTGCTTCAGTTGCTTGTTCGTGTGCAAGACTGGACAACACTATATATGTTGCCCCGTACCTTTCGATCAAGCTGTTTTTAATATCCCGATCTGGACTGTTGCTGGTGCAGGGCAACATTTTCTTCTATGAAGATGTGActtggctgctgctgctaggggcCGGAGAACCGAGAATCTGTGGTTTCTGTACTCGACTAGTGATTTCTTTGGCGATGGTTTTCTGTCACCAACAGGGAGCTAGGTGGAGTTTTGTCCTTGAGAGGACCGCTACTCGGTTTTTACATATTAcaaaatgttatatttttttcttaaaagaatgACAAGATAATTAGTATATTATACATCTTTACAAACATGTAACTTCATATTCCATCTATATGTTATCTTATCTtaactactttaaaaaaatggtaaatTTCCAAACATCACATTGTTTTTCGTTTGTCGGTCCGCTTAGTACGCACGATCCGATTTTCTTAgtgtactagaaaaaatacccgtgcgttgcaacgggtgaaggctattttaatcatGTTATTGTTATGCTAGAAAAATGCACGTGCTTCGTTATGGGTAAAGGAACAGTTAAATGCTATAAAGTCTAGAGTTAACATGTATATAGTAATGTTTCAAGATAGATAAATTATTCATTAGGCTAATGATAATCACGATGGATAAaaacacactctctctctcaaccCTTGTGTGACAAACTGTGATATCATTGCACTGGTAATGGTTAGGTGAATGAAATTTAACCTCAATGATTTATCGAAGCACCTTCATAGTTATCACAAATGCATATTTGTGCTTGGACAATTAATCCGCTCTACGCGTGTAGGATGTGAATGATGTCCCTAACACATGGTCCCGATGATTGTAGCATTGGAGAAACTGACGTCCGAGCAACGCACCTTTACGTATAAGTAAATAATGAATTTTTTGGGAGttcattaattattttaaactacaTTTTTCTGGCACTTTTATAATCTTTTTTCATAATTGATAATTGCTATAACATTGCATTGATTTATAATCACAATGCAACAGTATACAGCTATGCTCTAACCTACAAAACCTGAACAGTGCCAGCCGTACCATGccgttcctttttcttttgtagaaaacctcttagcgtatgattaattgagttttattaTTACAAAAATTAAGGAAAAATATCTAGTATTTTACATCAACTTgtatatagaaagtttaaaAAACACGCTAACAAAAACCGAGATAGAAGGAACGGATGCATGGTGTGAAGTTTCACACCATGCACATATTCAGTtttcatgttttaaaaaaatatcggtTGGTTCACGTGTTTatactgatttttttatataatataattataagaTTTCAGAATCACTAAAAGTCTGTTGAAGAAAGAGGTGCTGaacttttgatttttcatccatcGGATGTGCATGGTCCGTGCTAGtggttgagagaaaaaaaaatacacgcaAATATGATttgagagagggaaggaaagtagacttattctagGGCCTaggtaaacatatatttatattgatttttgtGTACATAATCtaattattttcaatttttgaattaaaaactAATCCATTAGAAGATAATATttcataataaataaaaatctgtatgatttgagagagggaaggaaagtagacttattctagGGCCTaggtaaacatatatttatattgatttttgtgtacataatttaattatttttaattttcgaattaaaaactaattcattataagataagatttcataataaataaaaatctgttgaaaaaagagaaaaaaaatcgggaAGCAAACTGTGCAAGTAATAATAGGTGTACGAATGAGAGAAAAGTGGGAGTCGAACCCGGGTGGCCGAAATAAAAACCTTCATCCCTCACCAAGTGGGCAGACTACTAAATGTGAGAAGTGATTACATGGAAAGTACATATACCGTATCAAACGTGGTTTTGGAGTAGATAAAAAAATGCCCGATCGGGCTGTTAACCGGATTAAATCCGGTATATATAGATTTCGTCATCGCGCTCATGTACGTCTAGAAGTCTAGGTCCGTCCGGAGTAGGCCATGAGTCCAGCTCCGTCCACAAGCCCAACCTACGTCCTGGAGTGCAGATCTGTCTACGTCGTCTCCTACTCCGCTCTTTTTCACGCGATTTTACAGATATCACTTGCAAGGCAAAATATACAAATATGGGCGCATGCAAGACAAACATTACATATCGGAACATACAAATAGTAGAAACACACAAGAAAAAACATATCGCAGCACAAGACAAAACAAACCGCAAGGCTCTTTCTTTATGACGTCAGTTTACCTTCGATCAGTATCGATTTCACGTTATCATTCAACTGAACTCTAAATGCAGTTACAAGTACATTAGATTTATATAAGTCAAGACATTCTATTAGATTTATAATTACTTAGTGTCCACACAAGCTAGAATTACTGTTTGCATAATCAgtattaatagttaaaataaCATTATGGGAAGGGTTATGAAATAACTAATAcaaatagaagaaaaataaatttaactacATATTGtttatagtcaaatttgtttttcccCTACTTATATGTGTTACATTTAAACATACATATTTATggagtaatatatattaaattaatttatactattattttcttaaaagcATTTTTATATGACATGTAAAAATGAGGAACAGACTTCCCACCAAACACTATAATTgttgcttactccctccgtccaaaagaaaattaatttaggactggatgtgatatattctaatacaataaatcagAATAGGATGTATCATATTTAATattatgttggttttttatgggatgaagATAGTAGTATTTTGTTTAGAAGGACGAGTAGAACAATGCAGAAAGGAAAATGCTCatctgcactgcactgcaggGGTGGCGGCTTCTTGCCTTCTTGTTGTGTATTACTAGCAGGCTAGCAGCAGTAGTACTTTGACCAGGCAGGTAGAGACGACATTATGAAACTCATATGTCGTTTGCCGCGCTATATGAAGCCAGCTCGGCGTGCACCAGTTCGCCGCGGACAAGGAGGAGCCACGGACAAGGAGGAGCTAGCTAGTGAAATAGGTGTGTTCCGTGCATGGCGGCCACCGCGGCTTCCACGatgtccgcggcggcggcagtgactCGCCGGATCAACGCTGCCCTCCGCGTGGACGCCACCAGCGGTGAcgtcgcggccggcgccgacgggcAGAACGGGCGCCGGTCGCCCGTGGCCAAGCGGGTgaacgacggcggtggcggcaaggaTGACGTGTGGGTGGCCGTCGACGAAAAGGACGTGTGCGgggcccgcggcggcgatggcgccgcccggccgccgctgtTCCGGACGTACAAGGTCAAGGGCAGCATCCTTCATCCTTACAGGTTCCTGATCCTTCTTCGACTgatcgccatcgtcgccttctTCGCGTGGCGCGTACGTCACAAGAACCGCGACGGCGCGTGGCTGTGGACAATGTCCATGGTCGGCGACGTCTGGTTCGGCTTCTCGTGGGTGCTCAACCAGCTCCCGAAGCTGAGCCCCATCAAGCGCGTCCCggacctcgccgccctcgccgaccGGCACTCCGGCGACCTACCCGGCGTCGACGTCTTCGTCACCAccgtcgaccccgtcgacgAGCCGATACTCTACACCGTGAACACCATCCtctccatcctcgccgccgactaCCCGGTGGACAGGTACGCCTGCTACCTGTCCGACGACGGCGGGACGCTGGTCCACTACGAGGCCATGGTGGAGGTCGCCAAGTTCGCCGAGCTGTGGGTGCCCTTCTGCCGGAAGCACTGCGTCGAGCCGAGGTCGCCGGAGAACTACTTCGCGATGAAGACGCAGGCGTACAAAGGCGGCGTCCCCGGCGAGCTGATGAGCGATCACCGGCGTGTGCGGCGAGAGTACGAGGAGTTCAAGGTCAGGATCGACTCCCTCTCGAGCACCATTCGCCAGCGATCTGATGTGTACAACGCCAAACATGCCGGCGAAAATGCGACATGGATGGCTGATGGCACACATTGGCCCGGCACATGGTTTGAGCCGGCTGACAACCACCAGAGAGGGAAACATGCTGGAATTGTTCAGGTATTTGGGCACTACACATGTTTAATTTCTGTCTACAATCTTGTCCGGACAATTTGTATCAGAGTGAATggttttttgtgtgtttttgaTAGGTTTTACTGAACCATCCAAGCTGTAAACCGAGGCTTGGATTGGCGGCGAGTGCTGAGAATCCGGTTGATTTCAGCGGTGTCGACGTGCGGCTCCCCATGCTGGTGTACATCTCGCGCGAGAAGAGGCCCGGATACAACCACCAGAAGAAGGCCGGCGCCATGAACGTGATGCTCCGCGTGTCCGCGCTGCTGTCGAACGCGCCGTTCGTCATCAACTTCGACGGCGACCACTACGTCAACAACTCGCAGGCGTTCAGGGCGCCGATGTGCTTCATGCtcgacggccgcggccgcggcggcgagaacACGGCGTTCGTCCAGTTCCCGCAGCGGTTCGACGACGTTGACCCGACGGACCGGTACGCGAACCATAACCGCGTCTTCTTCGACGGCACCATGCTCTCCCTCAACGGCCTCCAGGGGCCCTCCTACCTCGGCACCGGCACCATGTTCCGCCGCGTCGCGCTCTACGGCGTGGAGCCGCCGCgctggggagcggcggcgagccagATCAAGGCTATGGACATCGCCAACAAGTTCGGCAGCTCGACGTCGTTCGTCGGCACGATGCTGGACGGCGCCAACCAAGAACGGTCGATCACGCCGCTGGCGGTGCTCGACGAGtcggtcgccggcgacctcgccgccctGACGGCGTGCGCGTATGAGGACGGGACGTCATGGGGGAGAGACGTCGGGTGGGTGTACAACATCGCGACGGAGGACGTGGTGACCGGGTTCCGCATGCACCGGCAGGGGTGGCGCTCCGTGTACGCCTCAGTGGAGCCCGCCGCGTTCCGCGGCACGGCGCCGATCAACCTCACCGAGCGCCTCTACCAGATCCTCCGATGGTCGGGCGGCTCGCTCGAGATGTTCTTCTCCCACAGCaacgccctcctcgccggccgccgcctccacccgctGCAGCGCGTCGCCTACCTCAACATGTCGACCTACCCGATCGTGaccgtgttcatcttcttctaCAACCTCTTCCCGGTGATGTGGCTCATCTCCGAGCAGTACTACATCCAGCGGCCGTTCGGCGAGTACCTCCTCtacctcgtcgccgtcatcgccatGATCCACGTGATCGGCATGTTCGAGGTGAAGTGGGCTGGCATCACGCTGCTGGACTGGTGCCGCAACGAGCAGTTCTACATGATCGGATCCACGGGGGTGTACCCGACGGCGGTGCTGTACATGGCGCTCAAGCTCGTCACCGGGAAGGGCATCTACTTCCGCCTCACGTCGAAGCAGACGGCAGCCAGCTCCGGCGACAAGTTCGCCGACCTGTACACCGTGCGGTGGGTGCCTCTGCTGATCCCGACCATCGTCATCATGGTCGTgaacgtcgccgccgtcggggtgGCGgtcggcaaggcggcggcgtgggggccgCTCACCGAGCCGGGGTGGCTCGCCGTGCTCGGGATGGTGTTCAACGTGTGGATCCTGGTGCTCCTCTACCCGTTCGCGCTCGGGGTCATGGGTCAATGGGGGAAGCGGCCGGCCGTGCTGTtcgtggcgatggcgatggccgtcgccgccgtggcgtccATGTACGTCGCCTTCGGTGCACCGTACCAAGCTGAGTTGTCAGGTGGTGCTGCTTCTCTCGGAAaagcggcggcgtcgctgacCGGGCCATCCGGGTAGGGACAGTTCGATCgcgtttgatttgatttgaatatttgattATTTTCTTGGTGCAATAATTGGTTGTTACTTCTGTTATGTCGTTACGTCATAGGAGCGGCTGACTATATTGCTAGTCTGCTCTATACGAGTGAGACTTGGATTGTTCTTCTTTAAAAATGACAAGATTTGAATTTCTCCAGCGTGATTTGTCGACTTTATATGTTCGGATATATTTTACGGCTTTACtctgttcgattttttttttaacacagaAGACGTTCGCAAATACACAACTATGCTAGTACATCTCTAAAAGTCAAGTGCACTAATTTTAACCTATTCACTACTCCATcagtttcaggttataagacgttttaactttggtcaaagtcaaactactttaaatttgactaagtttatagacaaatataataatatttataataccaaattagtttcattaaatcaataattgaatatattttcataataaatttgtgttggtttgaaaatgttattattttatCTACAagcttagttaaacttgaaacagtttaattgtgaccaaagtcaaaacatcttataacctgaaatggtaacctgaaacagagggagtagtctATATAGGCTACTCAGCTACTTGGGTGATActtgaatttttgttttgaaattacGATGATTTGAATTTGTTTGACATGACATTTTGACTCTAATTAAGTTCTCTTAAATAACTTTTTATTGAATTTTTGCATTTAAAGTTTTTTAATTACGCAGAAGATGAGAGCACATGGACATATTAGTGTTGGTGAATAGTAATATATTGATTGTAAAAAGGGCAAAAGATGTAATATATAAGTGGGAAATCTCTTACCTCAGAAGCTAGATTTTAAGGTAATTAAAAAGACTATTTACGATCCTACGAGTATATGTAACTATATATGCACTAATTTTAACTTTGCACCCAAGTACTACACTAATTTTAACTTTACACCCAACAAATGGAGGTCAAGTATAAATCTTTTATCATCTTCAGAAATTAGAACTATAATAGTTAAtctaaggggttgtttggtttacTTCCAAAGATTGTCCCATCTCATATTAGACAAATTTAATCAAGTTAGCTCATTATTTAATTCATGGTCACACTTATGACAAGATGCCCTTTCATTTTTTATGCTGTCACGTGTTATCAACTAAAAAAAGTGTGCTTTTCTTTTGCTAGCTAAAGTGGCTTATTTTTGTTAGCCATAACTCAGGTGTAACATCCCGTCTCTCCCAGCCAGCCCACCTACATATGATATCttttataggtcatagactgccctcccAACACaactccaggccaagcacgcttaacctctaTTGGTATTTAATACGGACActgataaaatccgcaagcgtacggatataccgatgtagcactttcCCTACGGAGTATTataagggtatcgaatccaagagAACGTGTGTGGTCAAATCTTCCTCTGGTTCATCCAAGGATACCAAGCAAaagataggccaggatagagaggatttactagtgagaaacagtgtctagggaaagcttaactttaatcctaatgcaatacttcaggcactggcaacccgctattcccagatgtcgctttactacgtacccggacagggaggacttaagtgatctcgagggctgtcaccacctctatacctacctcaaacgttctgtgggatacgcagcaattactggataataattacctaaacaccacgtctaaggaATTTCTATCTACTTttgtgtttataactcaccaaagtaatcactatattttagttgattatagtgaacaataatcccgtatgctatttaggaactaactaagagataattctcacaagataaatctaaattactcaagaagaatattatattgaattcagagtaataaacagaataaaagaaataggacaAGATTACCggcaactccggaattcttccgacctcttctactctactctcttcctattctagtagaCAATAttgtacaatagagcctcttataattcggCTCAaacttggaagtgtgtgtgagagtgaatgaagtgtggtccttttatagggcagttatgacggttgtgtgaaggggaaatgtccgaactgccccgcaaccgtcattgggagaacATCTGGAATgtccacgccaaaccctaggatcaacggcgatcagggggttcggccgaacctgggctgggccctcctggcctctatccatttctcggagttttaGGTTGATTCACTGATGTTTTGAttaagttcacaacccatccttgtagggatacataattctcctcactttagtctagatttcctcccaacatcggggtttatcacctgcatacaaatatacaccaacacttgtggaatatgtgagattaagcacctattaatatgttggatgttttattatttgaACTTTATGTaaatgttggcggtatagaattgacatttaacagccgccaacaacctcagagttctttggaAATCGGTTTCCaaaaaaagttgcaacttgttgatatgactattctattaattctattaGACCCTGGACCGGGATGTCACATCAGGTTAATGACAATAATGTTAGCATAACatccaaacaaccccttaagagcaaggataataatgcAGCCAGCTACTTACTTATAGCCTATCTATCAGCTCACTCATATAGTGGTTAACtcttcactataaatatatggtccacATGTCTGTCTTACAGATTTTCTTGGTTCCTGTGTCTAAGctggctgtaaacttacagcccgcttctcatctctctcctcttttctcccaTCCACCTC is a genomic window of Oryza glaberrima chromosome 7, OglaRS2, whole genome shotgun sequence containing:
- the LOC127779049 gene encoding mixed-linked glucan synthase 2; protein product: MAATAASTMSAAAAVTRRINAALRVDATSGDVAAGADGQNGRRSPVAKRVNDGGGGKDDVWVAVDEKDVCGARGGDGAARPPLFRTYKVKGSILHPYRFLILLRLIAIVAFFAWRVRHKNRDGAWLWTMSMVGDVWFGFSWVLNQLPKLSPIKRVPDLAALADRHSGDLPGVDVFVTTVDPVDEPILYTVNTILSILAADYPVDRYACYLSDDGGTLVHYEAMVEVAKFAELWVPFCRKHCVEPRSPENYFAMKTQAYKGGVPGELMSDHRRVRREYEEFKVRIDSLSSTIRQRSDVYNAKHAGENATWMADGTHWPGTWFEPADNHQRGKHAGIVQVLLNHPSCKPRLGLAASAENPVDFSGVDVRLPMLVYISREKRPGYNHQKKAGAMNVMLRVSALLSNAPFVINFDGDHYVNNSQAFRAPMCFMLDGRGRGGENTAFVQFPQRFDDVDPTDRYANHNRVFFDGTMLSLNGLQGPSYLGTGTMFRRVALYGVEPPRWGAAASQIKAMDIANKFGSSTSFVGTMLDGANQERSITPLAVLDESVAGDLAALTACAYEDGTSWGRDVGWVYNIATEDVVTGFRMHRQGWRSVYASVEPAAFRGTAPINLTERLYQILRWSGGSLEMFFSHSNALLAGRRLHPLQRVAYLNMSTYPIVTVFIFFYNLFPVMWLISEQYYIQRPFGEYLLYLVAVIAMIHVIGMFEVKWAGITLLDWCRNEQFYMIGSTGVYPTAVLYMALKLVTGKGIYFRLTSKQTAASSGDKFADLYTVRWVPLLIPTIVIMVVNVAAVGVAVGKAAAWGPLTEPGWLAVLGMVFNVWILVLLYPFALGVMGQWGKRPAVLFVAMAMAVAAVASMYVAFGAPYQAELSGGAASLGKAAASLTGPSG